In Natronomonas halophila, one DNA window encodes the following:
- a CDS encoding DUF7093 family protein codes for MGLKCSILGHSFEPAGTETEREEQGSEVVTMVRELEECTRCGEERVVSETTEVTTVVDADEVDIDENATATDVDANAGAAAGGDTASGASEGGAFDAAVDRSGAEDAEIIEDDGDAEPDAAAEEAAEEAAAAVDELAESPDEEESTIEDRDPEEEDAVILTDDDEPDREPGEWPDDEDVVEAHEPAAEDGTADGEEPDPGPEPELEPEPSDNEDRLAGITVPEGTIVCPECEFTVDAESSYRDGDPCPECGAWLVEDDE; via the coding sequence ATGGGACTCAAATGTTCGATACTCGGCCACTCCTTCGAGCCGGCGGGGACCGAGACGGAACGCGAAGAGCAGGGTAGCGAGGTCGTGACGATGGTCCGCGAGTTAGAGGAGTGTACGCGCTGCGGCGAGGAGCGCGTCGTCTCCGAGACGACCGAGGTCACCACCGTCGTCGATGCCGACGAGGTAGATATCGACGAGAACGCGACGGCGACCGACGTCGACGCCAACGCCGGTGCTGCCGCGGGTGGCGACACCGCCTCCGGGGCAAGCGAGGGTGGCGCCTTCGATGCCGCCGTCGACCGAAGCGGCGCGGAGGACGCCGAAATCATCGAGGACGATGGAGATGCCGAACCCGACGCGGCCGCCGAGGAAGCCGCGGAGGAGGCCGCGGCCGCGGTCGACGAACTCGCGGAATCGCCGGACGAGGAGGAGTCGACCATCGAGGACCGCGACCCCGAGGAGGAGGACGCCGTAATCCTGACCGACGACGACGAACCGGACCGCGAACCCGGCGAGTGGCCCGACGACGAGGACGTGGTGGAAGCCCACGAGCCAGCCGCCGAGGACGGGACGGCGGATGGCGAGGAGCCGGACCCCGGCCCCGAACCCGAACTGGAACCCGAACCGTCGGACAACGAGGACCGACTGGCCGGTATCACGGTGCCGGAAGGCACCATCGTCTGTCCCGAATGCGAGTTTACGGTCGATGCGGAGTCGTCGTACCGCGACGGCGACCCCTGTCCCGAGTGTGGCGCGTGGCTGGTCGAGGACGACGAGTAG
- a CDS encoding DUF6432 family protein, with product MQAKREYRDRDDAQVAVLDALVDRSEEGMTVFELRSGVDVDIDIDELETALADLKEAGLIDVENDDEAMRIYPDERVVPEPTNGDEDDGPSVLDRLREKLGF from the coding sequence ATGCAGGCCAAGCGGGAGTACCGGGACCGCGACGACGCCCAGGTCGCGGTGCTCGATGCGCTCGTCGACCGAAGCGAGGAGGGGATGACGGTCTTCGAACTCCGCTCCGGCGTCGACGTCGACATCGATATCGACGAACTGGAGACCGCGCTCGCGGACCTCAAGGAGGCGGGCCTCATCGACGTCGAAAACGACGACGAGGCGATGCGTATCTACCCCGACGAACGGGTCGTTCCCGAACCGACCAACGGCGACGAGGACGACGGCCCCTCGGTTCTCGACCGACTCCGCGAGAAACTCGGGTTCTGA
- a CDS encoding aminomethyltransferase family protein encodes MTVVEDIHAAHGATFTERGGRRVAAHYGRPERVHRAIRNVVGVMEMGYGVVEVTGDDRTEFVDNAVTNRVPGEDGHGVYALLLDPQGAIETDIYVYNAGEKLLCFTPPQRAAPLAEEWEEKTFIQDVDIRVATDDFGVFGVHGPKATEKIASVLTGPGSPDEPLSFVRGTLGDWGVTIVRTDDLTGEEGYEVICAAEDAADVFDALINHGLNAAPFGYETYENLTLEAGTPLFDTELDGNVPNVLGLRNALDFEKGCYVGQEVVSKIENQGRPSRKLVGIRPESLPEAGAAVFDGDSHVGEITRAGNCPTLEGPAALALVDYGLDSEELTTRVDGEEIDAEVAELPFVEGSAQSRRLPQY; translated from the coding sequence ATGACAGTCGTCGAGGACATCCACGCTGCCCACGGCGCGACGTTCACCGAACGCGGGGGGCGACGCGTCGCTGCCCACTACGGCCGCCCCGAGCGCGTCCACCGCGCGATTCGGAACGTCGTCGGGGTCATGGAGATGGGATACGGCGTCGTCGAAGTCACCGGTGACGACCGCACCGAGTTCGTCGACAACGCGGTCACCAACCGCGTCCCCGGCGAGGACGGCCACGGCGTCTACGCCCTCCTTCTGGACCCGCAAGGGGCAATCGAGACGGACATCTACGTCTACAACGCCGGCGAGAAACTGCTCTGTTTCACGCCACCCCAGCGGGCCGCTCCCCTCGCCGAGGAATGGGAGGAAAAGACGTTCATTCAGGACGTCGATATCCGCGTCGCCACCGACGATTTCGGCGTCTTCGGCGTCCACGGCCCGAAGGCAACCGAGAAAATCGCCTCGGTCCTTACCGGCCCGGGGTCGCCCGACGAACCCCTCTCGTTCGTCCGCGGGACGCTCGGCGACTGGGGGGTCACCATCGTCCGCACCGACGACCTCACCGGCGAGGAAGGCTACGAGGTCATCTGTGCGGCCGAGGACGCCGCCGACGTCTTCGACGCGCTCATCAATCACGGCCTCAACGCCGCGCCGTTCGGCTACGAGACCTACGAGAACCTGACGCTGGAGGCCGGCACGCCGCTGTTCGATACGGAACTTGACGGCAACGTCCCGAACGTCCTCGGCCTCCGGAACGCCCTGGACTTCGAGAAGGGCTGTTACGTCGGTCAGGAAGTCGTCTCCAAAATCGAGAATCAGGGCCGGCCATCCCGGAAACTGGTCGGTATCCGCCCCGAGTCACTGCCGGAGGCTGGCGCCGCCGTCTTCGACGGCGACAGCCACGTCGGCGAAATCACGCGCGCCGGCAACTGCCCGACGCTCGAAGGCCCGGCCGCGCTCGCGCTGGTGGACTATGGGCTCGATAGCGAGGAACTCACCACGCGCGTTGATGGCGAAGAAATCGACGCCGAAGTCGCCGAACTGCCCTTCGTCGAGGGGTCGGCACAGTCGCGGCGGCTGCCGCAGTACTGA
- a CDS encoding ribosome biogenesis/translation initiation ATPase RLI, whose translation MADDSIAVVDLDRCQPDRCNYECANYCPPNRTGEECIVTREERYDDDDMYTGGPDQISISEELCLGETCGICVEKCPFDAIEIINLPQELDEEPTHRYGENAFALYGLPAPQEGRVTGILGPNGIGKTTAVRVLAGEITPNLGDFDEEPSWETVLDEYRGTAIQGYLEDLQEGDVTVARKPQYVDKIPEQFDGKTMELIEGVDERGVADDIIERLGIGPIVDQPIDTLSGGELQRVAIAATVVRDADFYFLDEITPYLDIGQRVTAARLIQELSEEGRSMLVVEHDLAVLDLLADNLHVAYGEPGVFGVITPPKSTKGGINQYLEGYLENENMRIRPEEIEFEEHAPRTATRGDTLVEYPDMTKSYGDGEFSLDIEGGEIRNNEVLGIVGPNGIGKSTFAQILAGRLEPEDGEFDADLDISYKPQYVEIDQPMRVDSFLRSITDDFGTSYWNTEIAQPLQLERIMEQNLTDLSGGERQRVAIAACLSKDADLYLLDEPSAHLDVEQRVLATRAIRRYTETHDKTAMVIDHDIYMIDLLADRLQVFDGEPAEHGHAGRPMGMREGMNTFLANLDVTFRRDERTGRPRINKPGSQKDREQKKQGEYYYAPTDTDEE comes from the coding sequence ATGGCTGACGACAGCATCGCCGTCGTCGATCTGGACCGGTGTCAGCCGGACCGGTGTAACTACGAGTGTGCGAACTACTGCCCGCCGAACCGGACCGGCGAGGAGTGTATCGTCACCCGGGAGGAACGCTACGATGACGACGACATGTACACGGGCGGCCCCGACCAGATTTCCATCTCCGAGGAGCTGTGTCTGGGCGAGACCTGCGGTATCTGCGTCGAGAAGTGTCCCTTCGACGCCATCGAGATCATCAACCTCCCGCAGGAACTCGACGAGGAGCCGACCCACCGCTACGGCGAGAACGCCTTCGCGCTCTACGGCCTCCCGGCCCCACAGGAAGGCCGCGTAACGGGGATTCTCGGCCCGAACGGTATCGGGAAGACCACCGCGGTCCGGGTTCTGGCCGGCGAAATCACGCCGAACCTCGGTGACTTCGACGAGGAACCGAGTTGGGAGACCGTCCTCGACGAGTACCGCGGGACGGCCATCCAGGGCTACCTCGAAGACCTGCAGGAAGGCGACGTGACCGTCGCCCGCAAGCCGCAGTACGTCGACAAGATTCCCGAGCAGTTCGACGGCAAGACGATGGAACTCATCGAGGGCGTCGACGAGCGCGGCGTCGCCGACGACATCATCGAACGACTCGGTATCGGCCCAATCGTCGACCAGCCCATCGACACGCTGTCGGGCGGCGAACTCCAGCGGGTCGCCATCGCGGCGACGGTCGTCCGGGACGCTGACTTCTACTTCCTCGACGAGATTACCCCGTACCTCGACATCGGCCAGCGCGTCACCGCGGCGCGCCTGATTCAAGAACTCTCCGAGGAGGGCCGCTCGATGCTGGTCGTCGAACACGACCTCGCGGTGCTCGACCTGCTGGCGGACAACCTCCACGTCGCCTACGGTGAACCCGGCGTCTTCGGTGTCATCACACCGCCGAAATCCACGAAGGGCGGCATCAACCAGTACCTCGAAGGCTACCTCGAAAACGAGAATATGCGCATCCGGCCGGAGGAAATCGAGTTCGAGGAACACGCCCCCCGGACGGCGACGCGCGGCGACACGCTCGTCGAGTACCCCGACATGACGAAATCCTACGGCGACGGCGAGTTCAGCCTCGATATCGAGGGCGGCGAAATCCGGAACAACGAGGTGCTCGGCATCGTCGGCCCGAACGGTATCGGGAAGTCGACGTTCGCGCAGATTCTCGCCGGCCGCCTCGAACCCGAGGACGGCGAGTTCGATGCCGACCTCGACATCTCGTATAAGCCGCAGTACGTCGAAATCGACCAGCCGATGCGCGTCGATTCGTTCCTGCGGTCGATTACGGACGATTTCGGCACCTCCTACTGGAACACCGAAATCGCCCAACCGCTCCAACTCGAGCGCATCATGGAGCAGAACCTGACGGACCTTTCCGGCGGCGAGCGCCAGCGGGTCGCCATCGCAGCGTGTCTCTCGAAGGACGCCGACCTCTACCTGCTGGACGAACCCTCCGCCCACCTCGACGTCGAACAGCGCGTCCTCGCGACGCGTGCGATTCGGCGCTACACCGAAACCCACGACAAGACGGCGATGGTCATCGACCACGACATCTACATGATCGACCTGCTGGCGGACCGCCTGCAGGTCTTCGACGGCGAACCCGCCGAACACGGCCACGCCGGCCGTCCGATGGGCATGCGCGAGGGGATGAACACCTTCCTCGCAAACCTCGATGTGACCTTCCGCCGCGACGAGCGGACCGGTCGCCCGCGCATCAACAAGCCCGGGTCGCAGAAGGACCGCGAGCAGAAAAAGCAGGGCGAGTACTACTACGCGCCGACCGACACCGACGAGGAGTAA
- a CDS encoding helix-turn-helix transcriptional regulator, whose protein sequence is MADSDGEELTDLPPSAKLVYKVLEYNGPMTQKDIVEESMLSARTVRYALERLEDIEIVSEDVYFADARQNLYELEAPVEASADGGTDPACCDD, encoded by the coding sequence ATGGCCGATTCTGACGGGGAAGAACTTACCGACCTTCCGCCCAGCGCGAAGCTCGTGTACAAGGTGCTTGAGTACAACGGGCCGATGACCCAGAAGGACATCGTTGAGGAGTCCATGCTCTCGGCTCGAACGGTCCGCTACGCGCTCGAACGGCTCGAAGACATCGAAATCGTCTCCGAGGACGTCTACTTTGCCGACGCACGACAGAACCTCTACGAACTCGAAGCCCCCGTAGAGGCCTCCGCCGACGGCGGGACCGACCCCGCCTGTTGTGACGACTAA
- a CDS encoding type IV pilin, whose product MSGTDDNVGIPVRLAIAALLGTTVLVTAGIGASIWAATPEEPDGPPNAQFDVEEATTNLTVEGERIEVRTVTFRHDGGEAIDASNLDILVSKENETRPWRGLNADGTSATFDDATVTMGSEVTTVAGAPDGGPNVSFATEVDGGERHLTDGDGTVIELQPGDTVSIVWSSDERAATVARINIE is encoded by the coding sequence ATGAGCGGGACCGATGACAACGTCGGTATCCCGGTTCGGCTGGCCATCGCTGCTCTCCTCGGAACGACGGTGCTCGTCACGGCCGGTATCGGCGCGAGTATCTGGGCGGCTACGCCGGAGGAACCCGATGGGCCACCGAACGCGCAGTTCGACGTCGAGGAAGCTACGACGAACCTCACCGTCGAGGGCGAGCGCATCGAGGTCCGAACGGTCACCTTCCGCCACGACGGCGGCGAGGCCATCGACGCGTCGAATCTCGACATCCTCGTCTCCAAAGAAAACGAGACCCGACCGTGGAGGGGGCTGAATGCCGACGGAACTTCGGCGACGTTCGACGACGCGACGGTCACGATGGGGAGTGAAGTGACTACCGTCGCGGGGGCGCCGGACGGCGGCCCGAACGTGTCGTTCGCCACCGAAGTCGACGGTGGAGAACGGCACCTCACGGATGGCGACGGCACGGTCATCGAACTTCAGCCCGGAGACACGGTTTCAATCGTCTGGTCCAGTGACGAGCGGGCCGCTACGGTGGCACGAATTAATATCGAGTGA
- a CDS encoding PINc/VapC family ATPase → MEILPDTSAVIDGRVSERVDADGFSGTVYIAEAVVGELEAQANAGRDSGWDGLEELQRLANLADEGAITVEYVGRRPEAVEKREAEEGEIDALIRDLAEEHAATLLTSDVVQAEVARAKGLDVDYVEPRTEDESELAIKAYLDDETMSVHLKTGVRPMAKRGAIGDMAYEKIGEEALTEEQMRSYANDVIDTARSSNDGFIELTHPGMTIAQIEDMRIAVAEPPFADAIEVTAVRPIVKTDLDDYEHADDLRDRFTEHQRGVLISGAPGAGKSTFAQAVAEFLNDEGFAVKTMEKPRDLQVGPEITQYTELGGSMENTADSLLMVRPDYTIYDEVRKTSDFETFADMRLAGVGMIGVVHATRAIDALQRLVGRVELGMIPQVVDTVVYIEEGDVHTVYDVTTEVKVPHGLVEEDLARPVIVIEDWETGEPAYEIYTFNRQVVTVPLEGAEGEEGSETGVERVAKQEIEREVRSVANGHVDVELKGSNTAVVYVEDDDISYVIGKGGGRINQIEDRLGIDIDVKTFDERPGGKAGSGSGGGGSQQGDVVTPDVTSRHVVIPLDDYHGDTVEIQADGEYLFTATVSRGGEIQVSRGSAIAEELEQAIDRGKQITVVPQ, encoded by the coding sequence ATGGAGATTCTGCCGGACACGAGCGCGGTCATCGACGGCCGCGTGTCGGAACGCGTCGATGCCGACGGCTTTAGCGGCACCGTATACATCGCGGAGGCGGTCGTCGGCGAACTGGAGGCACAGGCCAACGCCGGCCGCGACAGCGGCTGGGACGGCCTCGAAGAGCTACAGCGACTCGCCAACCTCGCCGACGAGGGGGCCATCACGGTCGAGTACGTCGGCCGACGGCCCGAAGCAGTCGAGAAGCGGGAGGCCGAAGAGGGCGAAATCGACGCCCTCATTCGGGACCTCGCGGAGGAACACGCCGCGACGCTTCTAACGAGCGACGTCGTGCAGGCCGAAGTCGCCCGCGCGAAGGGCCTCGACGTCGACTACGTCGAACCCCGAACCGAAGACGAGAGCGAACTCGCCATCAAGGCCTATCTCGACGACGAGACGATGTCGGTCCACCTCAAGACCGGCGTCCGCCCGATGGCCAAACGCGGCGCCATCGGCGATATGGCCTACGAGAAAATCGGCGAGGAGGCCCTCACCGAAGAGCAGATGCGCTCCTACGCCAACGACGTCATCGACACCGCACGCTCCTCGAACGACGGCTTCATCGAACTCACGCATCCGGGCATGACCATCGCCCAGATCGAGGACATGCGTATCGCCGTCGCCGAACCGCCCTTCGCGGACGCCATCGAGGTCACCGCAGTTCGCCCCATCGTCAAGACCGACCTCGACGACTACGAGCACGCCGACGACCTGCGCGACCGGTTCACCGAACACCAGCGCGGCGTCCTCATTTCGGGCGCGCCGGGTGCCGGGAAGTCGACCTTTGCACAGGCCGTCGCGGAGTTCCTCAACGACGAGGGCTTCGCCGTCAAGACGATGGAGAAACCGCGGGACCTGCAGGTCGGTCCCGAAATCACCCAGTACACCGAACTGGGCGGGTCGATGGAGAACACCGCCGACTCCCTCCTGATGGTCCGTCCGGACTACACCATCTACGACGAGGTCCGCAAAACGTCGGACTTCGAAACCTTCGCGGACATGCGACTGGCCGGCGTCGGCATGATCGGCGTCGTCCACGCTACCCGCGCCATCGACGCCCTCCAGCGCCTCGTCGGCCGGGTCGAACTCGGCATGATTCCGCAGGTCGTCGACACCGTCGTCTACATCGAGGAGGGTGACGTCCACACCGTCTACGACGTGACGACAGAGGTGAAGGTCCCCCACGGCCTCGTCGAGGAGGACCTCGCCCGCCCCGTCATCGTCATCGAGGACTGGGAAACCGGCGAACCCGCCTACGAAATCTACACCTTCAACCGGCAGGTCGTCACCGTTCCCCTCGAGGGCGCCGAAGGCGAGGAAGGCAGCGAAACCGGCGTCGAACGCGTCGCCAAACAGGAAATCGAGCGGGAGGTCCGCTCGGTCGCCAACGGCCACGTCGACGTCGAACTCAAAGGCAGCAACACCGCCGTCGTCTACGTCGAGGACGACGACATCTCGTATGTCATCGGCAAAGGCGGCGGCCGTATCAACCAGATCGAGGACCGCCTCGGCATCGACATCGACGTCAAAACCTTCGACGAACGCCCCGGCGGCAAGGCCGGAAGCGGTAGCGGAGGCGGCGGCAGCCAGCAAGGTGACGTCGTCACCCCCGACGTGACCAGCCGCCACGTCGTCATCCCGCTGGACGACTACCACGGCGACACCGTCGAGATTCAGGCCGACGGCGAGTACCTCTTTACCGCCACCGTCTCCCGCGGCGGCGAGATTCAGGTCTCCCGCGGCTCGGCCATCGCCGAGGAACTCGAACAGGCCATCGACCGCGGCAAGCAGATTACCGTCGTTCCCCAGTAG
- a CDS encoding M20 family metallopeptidase, with the protein MPLAELTRDLVSIPSHEDEREAGAFIADWLREHTDATVTHTDVGNVIARRNEDADTSLALVGHHDVVPPDDDQTDGDGYAVMERQGRLYGRGAADMKGSLAAAMTAFRDSEIREVSTGRTDSDSPGCELVFASFAGEEQGGVGCRAAIEDGFAPDYAIVGEGSTGYSAEGVTDVAVAHKGRRGATVTAEGEAAHASEPEAGENAIYRAADAVDIVRHLPAPETRVLGHELSGSVVVTEIEGGSGWNVIPEACEFTVDERTVPGERAELEQVESLFGVSLEVDQDLPPMACDDGDFADAVLEGADAAQGATPEQVVKPHATDAGWLANRAGTTCVVCGAAEPGEAHTASESVSLDAVERCADVYQHVAERAPLW; encoded by the coding sequence ATGCCCCTCGCCGAGTTGACCCGCGACCTCGTTTCGATTCCCAGCCACGAGGACGAACGCGAGGCGGGCGCCTTTATCGCCGACTGGCTTCGGGAGCATACCGACGCCACCGTTACCCACACTGATGTGGGAAACGTCATCGCACGGCGGAACGAGGACGCCGACACGTCCCTCGCGCTCGTCGGCCACCACGACGTGGTGCCGCCGGACGACGACCAGACCGACGGGGACGGCTACGCTGTCATGGAACGGCAGGGACGGCTCTACGGTCGCGGTGCTGCCGATATGAAGGGAAGTCTCGCCGCGGCGATGACGGCCTTCCGTGACAGCGAAATCCGAGAGGTGTCGACGGGCCGGACGGATTCGGACAGCCCGGGCTGTGAACTCGTCTTCGCCTCCTTCGCGGGCGAAGAGCAGGGCGGTGTCGGCTGTCGGGCCGCCATCGAGGATGGGTTCGCGCCCGACTACGCCATCGTCGGCGAGGGGTCAACTGGCTATTCGGCGGAAGGCGTTACCGACGTGGCCGTCGCCCACAAGGGCCGCCGCGGCGCGACGGTCACCGCCGAGGGCGAGGCCGCCCACGCCAGCGAACCCGAGGCCGGCGAGAACGCCATCTACCGGGCGGCCGACGCCGTCGACATCGTCCGCCATCTACCGGCCCCGGAGACGCGCGTGCTCGGCCACGAACTGTCGGGCAGCGTCGTCGTCACCGAAATCGAAGGCGGCAGCGGCTGGAACGTCATTCCCGAAGCCTGCGAGTTCACCGTCGACGAGCGGACTGTCCCCGGCGAGCGGGCGGAGCTAGAGCAGGTCGAATCCCTCTTCGGCGTCTCGCTGGAGGTCGACCAGGACCTCCCGCCGATGGCTTGCGACGACGGCGACTTCGCCGATGCGGTGCTGGAGGGGGCCGACGCTGCACAGGGGGCCACGCCCGAACAGGTCGTCAAACCCCACGCCACGGATGCCGGGTGGCTGGCGAATCGGGCGGGAACCACCTGCGTCGTCTGTGGCGCTGCCGAACCCGGCGAGGCCCACACCGCGAGCGAGAGCGTCTCGCTCGACGCCGTCGAGCGTTGTGCGGACGTCTATCAGCACGTCGCCGAACGCGCACCGTTGTGGTAG
- a CDS encoding carboxypeptidase M32, translated as MAADQSSVPDAYDDLLEQYGRATYLADANMVLSWDQEVMMPEGGTPARAKQRGAISAVQHDLLVDDDMGEWLDELDGADLPAEEAAAVREIRRQYERKSRVPTDLVEEISEVTSDAHPIWQDARENDDWSTFAPTVERLVDLKREYAEHIDASADPYAVLFADYEPYIDLDTAEGILERLRETLVPLIDDIREADADLHELDGTFPENQQYDLVRETLEALDYDFDRGRLDTAPHPFSSGTQFDARVTARFDESNPLESLGITVHEFGHAAYTQGLPQDAYGSPLGEHRGLTVHESQSRLWENHVGRSRAFWDFFVPRFNAAYGADLSSEQAYEAANQVYEDNLIRVEADELTYHLHIILRFEIERALLSGDLDVEEVPAVWNDKMEEYLGVRPETDAEGCLQDIHWSHGSFGYFPTYSLGSVLAAQLYAAADDDIDSLDAKIRAGEFEDLHTWLTDNVHSHGQRYTTDDLIEQATGESFTADYFLDYAESKFGDLYDLDR; from the coding sequence ATGGCAGCCGACCAATCGTCGGTCCCCGACGCGTACGACGACTTGCTCGAACAGTACGGGCGGGCGACGTATCTCGCGGACGCGAACATGGTCCTCTCGTGGGACCAGGAAGTGATGATGCCCGAGGGCGGCACGCCCGCCCGAGCGAAACAGCGCGGTGCGATTTCGGCCGTCCAGCACGACCTGCTCGTCGACGACGATATGGGCGAGTGGCTGGACGAACTCGACGGCGCGGACCTACCGGCCGAGGAGGCGGCCGCTGTCCGCGAAATCCGCCGGCAGTACGAGCGGAAATCCCGCGTGCCGACCGACCTCGTCGAGGAAATCAGCGAGGTCACCTCCGATGCCCACCCGATCTGGCAGGACGCAAGGGAGAACGACGACTGGTCGACGTTCGCGCCGACCGTCGAACGGCTCGTCGACCTCAAGCGGGAGTACGCCGAACACATCGACGCCTCGGCGGACCCCTACGCGGTCCTGTTTGCGGATTACGAACCGTACATCGACCTCGATACCGCCGAGGGAATCCTCGAACGCCTCCGCGAGACGCTGGTCCCGCTTATCGACGACATTCGCGAGGCCGACGCCGACCTCCACGAACTCGACGGGACGTTCCCCGAGAACCAGCAGTACGACCTCGTCCGTGAGACGCTGGAGGCGCTGGATTACGACTTCGACCGCGGCCGCCTCGACACCGCACCGCATCCCTTCTCCTCGGGGACGCAGTTCGACGCCCGCGTGACCGCGCGCTTCGACGAATCCAACCCGCTCGAATCGCTCGGCATAACGGTCCACGAGTTCGGCCACGCCGCCTACACGCAGGGACTCCCGCAGGACGCCTACGGGTCGCCGCTGGGCGAACACCGCGGTCTGACCGTCCACGAATCCCAGTCGCGACTCTGGGAGAACCACGTCGGCCGGTCGCGGGCCTTCTGGGACTTCTTCGTCCCGCGGTTCAACGCGGCTTACGGCGCCGACCTCTCGTCGGAACAGGCCTACGAGGCCGCCAATCAGGTCTACGAGGACAACCTCATCCGCGTCGAAGCGGACGAACTCACCTATCACCTCCACATCATTCTCCGGTTCGAAATCGAGCGTGCCCTCCTGTCCGGCGACCTCGATGTCGAGGAGGTCCCGGCGGTCTGGAACGACAAGATGGAGGAGTATCTCGGCGTCCGCCCCGAGACCGACGCCGAGGGCTGTCTGCAGGACATCCACTGGAGCCACGGCTCCTTCGGCTACTTCCCGACCTACTCGCTGGGCAGCGTCCTCGCGGCCCAACTCTATGCGGCCGCCGACGATGACATCGACAGCCTCGATGCCAAGATTCGCGCCGGCGAGTTCGAGGACCTCCACACCTGGCTGACCGACAACGTCCACAGCCACGGTCAGCGTTACACGACCGACGACCTCATCGAGCAAGCCACCGGCGAGTCCTTCACCGCCGATTACTTCCTCGACTACGCCGAATCCAAGTTCGGCGACCTCTACGACCTCGACCGGTAG
- a CDS encoding PaaI family thioesterase codes for MTDVEPHDVPDEAVAMLQEYLESEHQFLSWLNFTVEEFDIGRMVSTIPFDDKLTNPTDPPTIQGGVASTLIDVVGGIALRPYLTDPLEDDLSTINLNVNYLRPATGDLTATAEVVRAGGSVGVSYIEVMSETPDGEEKQVAVGMGAYRLFRS; via the coding sequence ATGACGGACGTTGAACCGCACGACGTGCCCGACGAGGCCGTCGCCATGTTACAGGAGTATCTCGAATCCGAACACCAGTTCCTCTCGTGGCTGAACTTCACCGTCGAGGAGTTCGACATCGGCCGGATGGTCTCGACCATCCCCTTCGACGACAAACTCACGAACCCGACCGACCCGCCGACGATACAGGGCGGCGTCGCTTCGACGCTCATCGACGTGGTCGGCGGCATCGCCCTCCGGCCCTACCTCACCGACCCGCTGGAGGACGACCTCTCGACTATCAACCTCAACGTCAACTACCTCCGTCCGGCGACCGGCGACCTCACGGCGACCGCAGAGGTCGTCCGGGCCGGCGGCAGCGTCGGCGTCTCCTACATCGAAGTGATGAGCGAAACGCCCGACGGCGAGGAAAAGCAGGTCGCGGTCGGAATGGGCGCCTATCGGCTGTTCAGAAGCTAA
- a CDS encoding DUF5786 family protein → MGFGSYDESEQKDQNVEADEDAAVNVHENDHEGEVEFEFEESEESLIDKLQDMKDD, encoded by the coding sequence ATGGGCTTCGGTAGTTACGACGAATCCGAGCAGAAGGACCAGAACGTCGAGGCGGACGAGGACGCTGCGGTCAACGTCCACGAAAACGACCACGAGGGCGAGGTCGAATTCGAGTTCGAGGAAAGCGAGGAGTCACTGATCGACAAACTCCAGGACATGAAAGACGACTGA
- a CDS encoding universal stress protein codes for MTFMVPFDGKELAEAALVRAKEFNTVLDERIVAVSVIPKENVEYARERGWLQKDEPFDVKRIVAKLHEQVLELAPEANFRHIVVSRYAPTGTIASQLRRHAEQEDASMVFIGSENAGRVVSTVSSVGNNVASDEDYDVVIIRNRTPSKIAKIRNNSPHRRQKSDFYFPR; via the coding sequence ATGACTTTCATGGTCCCGTTCGACGGCAAGGAACTCGCCGAGGCCGCCCTCGTCCGGGCAAAGGAGTTCAATACCGTTCTGGACGAGCGAATCGTCGCGGTGTCGGTGATCCCGAAGGAGAACGTCGAATACGCTAGAGAGCGGGGATGGTTACAGAAAGACGAACCCTTCGACGTTAAGAGAATCGTCGCCAAACTCCACGAACAGGTGCTCGAACTGGCGCCCGAGGCCAACTTCAGACACATCGTCGTCAGTCGCTACGCGCCGACCGGAACGATAGCCTCCCAACTACGCCGCCACGCCGAACAGGAGGACGCGTCGATGGTGTTCATCGGCAGCGAAAACGCCGGCCGCGTCGTCTCGACGGTGAGCAGCGTGGGGAACAACGTGGCGAGCGACGAGGACTACGACGTGGTCATCATCCGCAACCGGACGCCGTCGAAGATCGCCAAGATACGGAACAACTCGCCGCATCGGCGACAGAAATCGGACTTCTACTTTCCCCGGTGA